One window of the Halictus rubicundus isolate RS-2024b chromosome 6, iyHalRubi1_principal, whole genome shotgun sequence genome contains the following:
- the LOC143355020 gene encoding uncharacterized protein LOC143355020 — translation MLTYEPTPNCLELSRTEFLQTPSCLEVTEGNAANVTSALSASEENYFVAWNLLRKRFDQPRKIIQRHIRAVLELPEVSRDKPSSLRALAEDAEMHINALKSLGQPVEWDEMIIYIISSKLDKSTRTSWERTIEDGVLPTYHELLAFLNKYSRDEEPVKLVAHTRDNNYPKRWSDRSFKPVHRTNTFVGTKPAISCPVCKQSHYINQCTEFLKQSPRDRITTVKTLKSCLNCLNSTHFISQCRSSTCRKCGGKHHTLLHIDQSNISNVAKVNTLNEAASPTIALTAYSKLDQEVLLSTARVKILDQRNREHECRVLLDPGSQRNFMTERLATYLRLPKKRHNVTTSGIGRQESHVKFAVEAQIGSNHSDFKSSKVDLLLGDYLYYKLLGKDRIRLQNETVVLQDTELGWVLSGEINDSVSTNINSHLNTQDLDAQLERFWQVAQCSVTNSCSPQEQLCKELFKQSTCRDKGGRYIVRLPFNDNKQQLGNSYDIALKRFYSLERRLQSNTELRDQYTKFLTEYETLDHMTEVEDKDCKDAGCYLLHHPLIKASSLTTKVRVVFDASAKTDTGMSLNHALMVGPTIQDDVFSLIARFRKYQYVITADIEKMFRQILVHPEDANYQKILWRKGPNEAVKSYRLNTVTYGTACAPFLAARCLQQLAEDEARSYPLAVEVIKNDFYMDDLLTGTNSSDEAAKLIEQLTDIFQRGGMNLRQWSSNKPQLLKGLQERTTDDCLCLDPQAVKKTLGIYWHHREDTIGYKVTIDNSTQNTKRLIFSKIAQLFDPLGLLGPVIVKAKIIMQALWKAKLGWDDLVPSDIRDLWKTDKEQLALLNEFSVPRETLIKEYTDVQLHGFCDASEIAYGACIYIRSSDAKNRVKINLIAAKSRVAPLKTISIPRLELCAALVLAELYNTISKSLKFQFNSVHFWSDSTITLHWIRTAPHTLKTFVANRVSKIQEVTNEHNWRHIISSDNSADCLSRGQLPSEFLANRLWQKGPTWLSELPTNWPKTTIPNIDVPEQRSIVSLATRISNSDFLNRFSSWIVLQRAIAYCVRFCKNASRCERNTGPLSIFELKRAHNCVIKNVQGRHFAKEYTNLTQRTAIHKDSKILALTPFIDNEGIIRVGGRLQNSDLRYSQRHPILLPRSDHITRLIIEYEHQRQLHTGILGTLNAVRQRYWPIDGKNLTRHIVRKCMRCFKVNPLTAPDYPMGNLPRDRVMATRPFQTTGVDLCGPFFIKEKKHRNTKKIKVYVAVFVCFVTKAIHLELVSELSTEAFIATLRRFFSRRGYASTIYSDNGTNFVGAKNKLDEIQAFLRSEQHKKPINSYLNSNGISWHFSPPRTPHFGGLWEAAVKTFKHHMYRTIGDTLFSFEVFNTYILEIEAILNSRPLTPLSSDPNDLSALTSAHFLIAYPKNEATFLDTMVQGVPKRIKHSEQMTQQPYRPSSHWDVDAVEGGQPTASTVEARTHNPNSPWRRQCHSRSYSENREWLL, via the exons ATGTTGACCTAcgaacc TACACCGAACTGTCTAGAACTGTCGAGAACCGAATTCCTTCAAACACCGAGCTGTTTAGAAgttaccgaag GTAACGCGGCCAACGTTACTAGCGCTCTATCTGCttccgaagaaaattattttgttgcaTGGAACCTACTACGGAAAAGATTCGATCAACCGCGTAAGATCATTCAACGCCACATCCGTGCTGTATTAGAACTACCCGAGGTATCTCGAGACAAACCATCCTCATTGCGCGCTTTAGCAGAAGACGCAGAAATGCATATAAATGCGTTAAAATCATTAGGCCAACCGGTGGAATGGGATGAAATGATTATTTATATCATTTCATCAAAGCTCGACAAATCGACACGTACTTCTTGGGAGCGCACAATCGAGGATGGGGTCCTGCCGACCTATCACGAATTATTAGCCTTTTTGAACAAATATTCACGGGACGAGGAACCCGTAAAATTAGTAGCGCATACACGGGACAATAATTACCCAAAACGCTGGTCTGACAGGAGTTTTAAACCGGTACATAGAACCAATACCTTTGTCGGTACCAAGCCCGCGATTTCGTGCCCGGTATGCAAGCAATCTCATTATATTAACCAATGCACAGAATTCTTAAAACAATCTCCTCGCGACAGaataaccacagtaaaaacTCTTAAAAGCTGTCTCAATTGCCTAAATTCCACGCATTTCATTTCACAATGTCGCTCATCTACATGTAGAAAATGTGGCGGAAAACACCACACATTATTGCACATTGACCAGTCAAACATATCGAACGTTGCGAAAGTTAATACCTTAAACGAAGCTGCATCGCCTACCATAGCGTTAACGGCCTACAGTAAATTAGATCAAGAAGTATTGCTATCCACGGCGCGAGTTAAAATTCTTGACCAAAGGAATCGAGAGCATGAATGCCGCGTTCTTTTAGACCCGGGTTCGCAGCGCAATTTTATGACCGAGAGATTAGCGACTTACCTGCGTTTACCGAAGAAACGTCACAACGTAACGACGTCGGGTATAGGGCGTCAGGAGAGCCATGTAAAATTTGCCGTAGAGGCTCAAATCGGCTCAAATCATTCCGATTTTAA GTCTTCAAAGGTCGATCTTTTGCTTGGGGACTATTTATATTACAAGCTTTTAGGAAAGGACAGAATTAGATTACAAAACGAAACGGTCGTTCTTCAAGATACCGAGTTGGGCTGGGTGCTGTCAGGAGAAATAAATGATTCTGTATCGACAAATATAAACTCCCATTTAAATACCCAAGATCTAGACGCGCAGTTAGAAAGATTCTGGCAAGTAGCGCAGTGTTCAGTCACAAATTCATGCTCACCGCAAGAGCAATTGTGTAaggaattgtttaaacaaagcaCTTGTCGCGATAAAGGGGGTCGCTACATAGTCAGACTTCCATTCAATGACAACAAGCAACAACTCGGCAATTCTTACGATATCGCGCTAAAAAGATTTTATAGTCTAGAAAGAAGGCTACAGTCCAACACCGAATTACGCGATCAATATACCAAATTCCTAACGGAATATGAAACCTTAGATCACATGACCGAAGTAGAAGACAAGGATTGTAAAGATGCGGGTTGTTATTTACTGCATCATCCCCTAATAAAGGCTAGCAGCCTTACAACCAAGGTTAGGGTCGTTTTCGACGCGTCCGCGAAGACCGACACCGGTATGTCCCTAAATCACGCGCTAATGGTAGGTCCGACAATTCAGGACGACGTCTTTTCATTGATTGCTCGCTTCCGTAAATACCAATACGTGATTACTGCCGATATTGAGAAGATGTTCAGGCAAATATTAGTTCACCCAGAGGACGCGAACTATCAAAAAATCCTATGGCGCAAAGGTCCAAACGAGGCGGTTAAATCATACCGCTTAAACACCGTAACCTACGGTACGGCTTGCGCTCCGTTTCTTGCGGCACGCTGCTTACAACAGCTTGCCGAGGACGAAGCACGGTCGTATCCTTTAGCAGttgaagtaattaaaaatgatttttacatGGACGATTTGTTAACTGGCACGAATTCGTCAGATGAAGCCGCGAAGTTAATAGAACAATTGActgacatttttcaaagaggaggGATGAATCTAAGACAATGGTCATCTAACAAACCACAACTGCTAAAGGGACTACAAGAGCGAACTACCGACGACTGCCTGTGTTTAGATCCGCAGGCAGTCAAAAAGACGTTAGGCATCTACTGGCATCATCGCGAAGATACAATTGGGTATAAGGTTACAATAGATAATTCCACGCAAAACACCAAAAGATTAATTTTTTCCAAGATTGCCCAACTCTTTGACCCATTAGGATTACTAGGTCCGGTCATAGTAAAGGCAAAAATAATAATGCAAGCATTGTGGAAGGCTAAATTAGGATGGGACGATCTAGTACCGTCAGATATACGTGACCTGTGGAAAACCGACAAAGAACAACTAGCTCttctaaatgaattttcagtcCCGCGGGAAACACTAATAAAGGAGTATACAGATGTACAATTACACGGGTTCTGCGATGCCAGTGAGATAGCCTACGGCGCATGTATTTATATAAGATCAAGCGACGCCAAAAACCGCGTCAAAATCAATTTAATTGCGGCGAAGTCAAGAGTCGCTCCGCTAAAAACTATATCCATACCTAGACTGGAATTATGTGCTGCCTTAGTGCTTGCGGAGTTATACAATACGATTTCTAAATCACtaaaatttcaattcaattcGGTGCATTTCTGGTCTGATTCAACAATAACGTTGCACTGGATTAGAACAGCCCCACACACCTTGAAAACCTTTGTGGCAAACAGGGTATCGAAAATTCAAGAAGTCACTAATGAACACAATTGGCGGCATATAATCTCCAGTGATAACTCTGCGGATTGTCTCTCGCGTGGCCAACTACCCAGCGAGTTCTTAGCGAACCGTTTATGGCAGAAGGGTCCTACCTGGCTTTCTGAACTACCGACGAATTGGCCTAAGACTACAATTCCCAATATTGACGTGCCTGAACAACGGTCTATTGTGAGTCTAGCAACAAGGATAAGCAATTCAGATTTTTTAAACCGATTCTCGTCGTGGATAGTTTTACAACGAGCAATAGCCTACTGTGTCCGTTTTTGCAAAAACGCTTCACGTTGTGAAAGGAATACAGGGCCACTTTCGATTTTCGAATTAAAAAGAGCACACAATTGTGTTATTAAAAACGTGCAAGGTCGACATTTTGCAAAGGAATATACCAACCTAACACAAAGAACGGCAATCCATAAAGACAGTAAAATCTTGGCCCTAACGCCTTTTATTGATAATGAGGGAATCATACGCGTAGGAGGTCGTTTACAGAATTCCGATCTTCGTTATAGCCAAAGACACCCCATACTCCTGCCGCGATCAGACCACATTacgcgattaataattgaatacGAGCATCAAAGACAATTGCATACCGGTATTTTAGGCACTCTAAACGCAGTGAGACAAAGGTATTGGCCTATTGACGGAAAGAACTTAACGCGTCATATAGTTCGGAAATGTATGCGTTGCTTCAAGGTTAATCCATTGACCGCACCAGATTACCCAATGGGAAATTTACCTCGAGATAGGGTTATGGCCACAAGACCATTCCAAACAACGGGAGTAGATTTGTGCGGGCCATTCTTTATTAAGGAAAAGAAGCATCGTAACACAAAAAAGATTAAGGTCTATGTAGccgtatttgtttgtttcgtaACCAAGGCAATTCATCTAGAACTAGTCAGCGAATTATCCACTGAGGCCTTTATTGCCACACTGAGAAGATTCTTCTCGAGACGCGGGTATGCTAGTACAATTTATTCGGATAATGGAACAAATTTCGTCGGAGCAAAGaataaactagacgaaatacAAGCATTTCTAAGGTCAGAGCAGCACAAAAAACCAATAAATAGTTATCTAAATAGTAATGGCATTTCATGGCACTTCTCACCGCCAAGAACTCCTCATTTTGGAGGCCTATGGGAGGCAGCTGTAAAAACCTTCAAACATCATATGTATCGCACGATCGGAGACACGCTGTTTTCATTCGAGGTATTCAATACGTACATACTCGAAATTGAAGCAATTTTAAACTCTCGACCCCTAACACCATTATCCTCGGATCCCAATGACCTCTCAGCCCTCACTTCGGCCCACTTCCTAATAG CATATCCAAAAAATGAAGCAACATTTTTGGACACGATGGTACAAGGAGTACCTAAACGAATTAAACATTCGGAGCAAATGACGCAACAACCCTACCGCCCATCTTCGCACTGGGACGTTGATGCTGTTGAAGGAGGACAACCTACCGCCTCTACAGTGGAAGCTAGGACGCATAATCCAAATTCACCCTGGCGAAGACAATGTCACTCGCGTAGTTACAGTGAAAACCGCGAGTGGTTGTTATAA